A single region of the Candidatus Nanopelagicales bacterium genome encodes:
- a CDS encoding ATP-grasp domain-containing protein, whose translation MSREAVLLNPYQFYADRFIERLYEEHGIRTVALHSDWRTRLIRQPRQAVLNSRAIAAHYMVPTAGIEALAPLLRRRHDVVAALPHDEGAVAPLVRLARELGVGWAEQPVLTVVDSKRAVKAFIRAADPTIRLNQVASVSNAREVSDWVRATGVRRFVLKPDAGSGNRGVAFFAADPLDEQAVHAYFAHHAAPTLVEEFVGGSEYWVNGQCDSTGRPMVTGIGVYDRRDVNGKENVEVGSRTIPRNHPASATLTDYAARVLTALDLRCSPFHLEAKIDDRGPCLDRGRHTPRRREDRGDRLLAIRRGPDRSRRG comes from the coding sequence GTGTCGCGCGAAGCCGTGCTTCTGAATCCGTACCAGTTCTACGCGGACCGCTTCATCGAGCGCTTGTACGAAGAGCACGGCATCCGAACTGTCGCCCTTCACTCCGATTGGCGCACCCGGCTGATCAGGCAGCCCAGGCAGGCGGTCTTGAACTCCCGCGCGATCGCGGCGCACTACATGGTGCCCACTGCGGGGATCGAGGCACTCGCCCCGCTGCTGCGCCGACGCCACGACGTTGTCGCGGCGCTCCCGCACGACGAGGGAGCCGTGGCGCCGCTCGTTCGGCTCGCCCGCGAACTGGGTGTCGGATGGGCAGAGCAGCCGGTGCTGACAGTGGTCGACAGCAAGCGGGCTGTCAAAGCGTTCATCAGAGCGGCTGATCCTACGATCCGGCTGAACCAGGTGGCGTCCGTGTCGAACGCGAGAGAGGTCTCAGACTGGGTGCGAGCGACCGGGGTGCGTCGGTTCGTGCTGAAGCCCGATGCCGGTTCCGGCAACCGGGGTGTCGCCTTCTTCGCCGCGGACCCTCTCGATGAACAAGCCGTGCACGCCTACTTCGCACACCATGCGGCACCCACCTTGGTCGAGGAGTTCGTGGGCGGTTCCGAGTACTGGGTGAACGGCCAGTGCGACTCGACTGGGCGTCCCATGGTGACCGGGATCGGCGTCTATGACAGACGCGACGTGAACGGTAAGGAGAACGTCGAGGTTGGATCGCGCACCATCCCCCGGAATCATCCGGCGTCGGCCACCCTGACGGACTACGCCGCGCGAGTCCTCACTGCATTGGATCTCCGCTGCAGTCCGTTCCACCTCGAAGCCAAGATCGACGATCGAGGACCATGTCTTGATCGAGGTCGCCACACGCCTCGGCGGCGAGAAGATCGTGGCGACCGACTCCTGGCAATTCGGCGTGGACCTGATCGATCTCGCCGTGGATGA
- a CDS encoding (Fe-S)-binding protein has product MEPSLALRAGIGIVIIVVAAIFAAKRAWFLTSLIRSGQPAVGRTSEVPTRLEAEATEVLGQKKLLKWTVPGIAHVFVFAGFLILGITVVEAVFELFIHGFAFPFIGTWPVIRFLEDLFILLVFVGVVIFLIIRLRNQPKERGRWSRFYGSHTSGAWLVLGMILLVILTLALYRGAKINIEDYAGDAAAAGMTGAFVSQAVASLLAPLGAVTNAWLETIGLWLHVGVILAFLLIVLNSKHLHIFTAPINVGASRRPDALGPLLPMYSDGQRLDLEDPPDDATYGVGRVEDFTWKGLLDMATCTECGRCQSQCPAWNTEKPLSPKLMIMNLRDHAFTKAPYVLAAQKANDGKNPELGEIDEDVLARMPENVQNEAQRELVGPRDFDPLRATDGYDAAGHRSHEGPVIDTDALWSCTTCGACVNQCPVDIEHIDHFVDMRRHQVMIQTEFPSELNGLFKNLENKGNPWGMNANVRNAWIDEVDFPVRVFGADGEDTIPDDVEYLFWVGCAGAYEDRAKETTKAVAELLHTAGVEFMVLGDGESCTGDAARRAGNEPLFYMQAVQNIEVLNEVGAKKIVVTCPHCLNTLGREYPEFGGNYEVVHYSQLLHALVYENKLVPVNRVDDTVTYHDPCYLGRHNQVYTPPRALLESLPGASLVEMERSGEKSFCCGAGGARMWMEETLGTRVNQNRADEAIGTGATKVAVACPFCSVMLNDGVTVRQQEGAAEDVEVVDLASLMLDSVKR; this is encoded by the coding sequence ATGGAACCGTCGTTGGCGCTGAGGGCCGGCATCGGAATCGTCATCATCGTCGTTGCGGCCATCTTCGCCGCCAAACGTGCTTGGTTCCTGACCAGCCTGATCCGCTCCGGTCAGCCCGCGGTCGGACGTACCAGCGAGGTCCCGACCCGGCTCGAAGCCGAGGCGACCGAGGTTCTCGGACAGAAGAAGCTACTCAAGTGGACGGTCCCCGGCATCGCCCATGTCTTCGTGTTCGCCGGCTTCCTGATCCTCGGCATCACCGTTGTCGAGGCCGTCTTCGAACTCTTCATCCACGGATTCGCGTTCCCGTTCATCGGTACCTGGCCCGTGATCCGCTTCCTCGAGGACCTGTTCATCCTGCTCGTCTTCGTGGGTGTCGTGATCTTCCTCATCATCCGGCTGCGCAACCAGCCCAAGGAACGCGGTCGCTGGTCCCGCTTCTACGGTTCCCACACCTCGGGCGCCTGGCTGGTCCTGGGGATGATCCTGCTGGTCATCCTCACGCTGGCTCTCTACCGCGGCGCGAAAATCAACATCGAGGACTACGCGGGGGACGCCGCGGCGGCCGGCATGACCGGGGCCTTCGTCTCGCAGGCGGTCGCATCACTGCTCGCCCCCCTGGGTGCGGTCACCAACGCATGGCTCGAGACCATCGGTCTGTGGCTGCACGTCGGTGTCATCCTCGCGTTCCTGTTGATCGTGCTCAACAGCAAACATCTGCACATCTTCACTGCCCCGATCAACGTGGGCGCCTCACGGCGGCCTGACGCCCTGGGGCCGCTTCTCCCGATGTACTCCGACGGGCAACGCCTCGACCTCGAGGATCCGCCCGACGACGCCACCTACGGCGTGGGCCGAGTTGAGGACTTCACCTGGAAAGGCCTGCTGGACATGGCCACGTGCACTGAGTGCGGCCGGTGCCAGTCCCAGTGCCCGGCGTGGAACACGGAGAAGCCGCTGTCACCCAAGCTCATGATCATGAATCTGCGTGATCACGCGTTCACTAAAGCGCCCTACGTGCTGGCGGCGCAGAAAGCCAACGACGGCAAGAACCCGGAACTCGGCGAGATCGACGAGGACGTCCTGGCCAGGATGCCGGAGAACGTCCAGAACGAAGCCCAGCGCGAGTTGGTCGGACCTCGCGACTTCGATCCACTACGCGCGACCGACGGCTACGACGCCGCCGGGCACCGTTCCCATGAAGGACCAGTCATCGACACCGACGCACTGTGGTCGTGCACCACGTGTGGCGCGTGTGTGAACCAGTGCCCGGTGGATATCGAGCACATCGACCACTTCGTGGACATGCGCCGCCACCAGGTGATGATCCAGACGGAGTTCCCCTCCGAACTCAATGGCCTGTTCAAGAACCTCGAGAACAAGGGCAACCCGTGGGGCATGAACGCCAATGTGCGTAACGCCTGGATCGACGAGGTCGACTTCCCGGTTCGAGTGTTCGGAGCCGACGGCGAGGACACGATCCCCGACGATGTCGAGTACCTGTTCTGGGTCGGCTGCGCCGGTGCCTACGAGGACCGCGCCAAGGAGACGACCAAGGCAGTCGCCGAGTTGCTCCACACAGCGGGTGTCGAGTTCATGGTGCTCGGCGACGGGGAGTCCTGCACCGGTGACGCTGCCCGCCGCGCCGGCAACGAGCCCCTGTTCTACATGCAAGCGGTGCAGAACATCGAGGTCCTCAACGAGGTCGGTGCCAAGAAGATCGTCGTCACCTGCCCTCACTGTCTCAACACATTGGGCCGCGAGTACCCCGAGTTCGGTGGCAACTACGAGGTCGTGCACTACTCGCAGCTGCTGCACGCCCTGGTCTACGAGAACAAGTTGGTGCCGGTGAACCGCGTGGACGACACCGTGACCTATCACGACCCGTGCTACCTGGGGCGTCACAACCAGGTGTACACACCGCCGCGGGCGTTGCTGGAGTCACTGCCCGGCGCGAGCCTCGTCGAGATGGAGCGCTCGGGTGAGAAATCGTTCTGCTGCGGCGCCGGGGGTGCGCGCATGTGGATGGAGGAGACCCTCGGCACGAGGGTCAATCAGAACCGCGCCGACGAAGCCATCGGGACGGGGGCGACCAAGGTCGCAGTGGCCTGCCCGTTCTGTTCGGTCATGCTCAACGACGGGGTGACCGTGCGCCAGCAAGAAGGGGCGGCGGAGGACGTCGAAGTCGTCGACCTGGCCTCGTTGATGCTCGACTCCGTCAAACGCTGA
- a CDS encoding lipase family protein — MSTLLVLSARSLGLSMLRTLITGTVASLLIVPAARVPAGAAPAPTSSTDPVAAIHELMTQKAAAGNQEQAVRQIQAKARVKKVTAKANKSKVKDGGTVKVTTWVKPKKKAPVALKLRKPDSKKWRLVQKKSTSKKGKATLSTKLTKVGDNRLRVTSGKQKSATLDITVRRDPTPGPGPGPNPDPDPNPGPGPDPGPGPNPQPDPKVNSVAATWPSGSPLQVDRKYDVAVNVDPNKSVAVHIQRKRDSGWDDLPGSATRTNDKGNGTAQLSVPDDGTARLRVVVDSSDVQSTPVDIAFSDAGDALYNVPVNLPDQPGVMVKAQEFPMNYPKLALPNPIDKSKGPLILPPIGNPAAGPPTCVTDPAIPQSDCKIPGRQYRVMYTTERWVPDSTGDGSVKGPPEAATALLMVPPNVANDAPIVAWAHPTLGQSDQCSVSRGTERIPMPGGGTGPGGMEINVTDMIFFLDQMLAKGYIVVMPDYLGIAVNGPTGNQKTYIVGPQEARDVFFAVEALHTDRKAGRGWPGVPQAGNRFVVMGHSQGGHAALWSGIKADDLYKRTAQRLLGVMAVAPATDINQLVNTLWNQQANWVLGPEVIQTWAGYLGGWALKNNVLSQAGMANALKYFDYCTTQAFAASAEFYPNGASAPGTPFMKDPNDPANQEAFYNWSKIFAKMTPTIQQGKSNSFPKDMPLLMASGTADQIVLSQANAAFQESFCAGGADMAAYWTPVATGIANPNPQVNSAFQAADHLNVLTFPFTDDVGGKTAQPQLVGGSLLEFTNDRFTGNGLPSDCGDKQKTHSAKNPFQNDIQTWYVFPRLDWGEGCSVLTPLKCKIPPAIDPTDEKFYLTGGDPALMMPSKPTPPGGQPTLNPPPSLGSIDINSLSQTGCGFQFKKTGSGLSTKYPTNPDCVQWGLYPYNELIYSDGKVDKTWGTYPFQPALVTAEAVGDSTGQATRQYAGASRIKVNVNPDKKKADYRVQIQKQTGNGWRTVTTTKTRGKADTVVINQPAGRYRAVLPAQAPHQRLVSDSVRLTS, encoded by the coding sequence GTGAGCACACTTCTGGTGTTGTCCGCCAGGAGTCTGGGGTTGTCGATGTTGCGAACGCTGATCACGGGAACCGTCGCGTCACTGCTGATCGTGCCGGCAGCGCGAGTGCCGGCGGGGGCCGCACCGGCGCCCACCAGCAGCACCGATCCGGTGGCGGCGATCCATGAGCTCATGACCCAGAAAGCGGCCGCTGGGAACCAGGAACAAGCGGTGAGGCAGATTCAGGCGAAAGCCAGGGTCAAGAAGGTCACGGCCAAGGCCAACAAGAGCAAGGTCAAGGACGGCGGGACCGTCAAGGTGACCACGTGGGTGAAGCCGAAGAAGAAGGCGCCGGTCGCCTTGAAGCTGCGCAAACCGGACAGCAAGAAGTGGCGCCTGGTCCAGAAGAAGTCGACCAGCAAGAAGGGCAAGGCCACGCTGTCGACGAAGCTCACCAAGGTCGGCGACAACCGCCTGCGGGTGACGAGCGGCAAACAGAAGAGCGCAACGCTGGACATCACGGTCCGGCGTGACCCCACACCTGGGCCAGGCCCGGGTCCGAACCCCGACCCCGACCCCAACCCCGGTCCTGGCCCCGATCCCGGCCCTGGTCCCAATCCTCAACCGGACCCGAAGGTGAACTCCGTCGCAGCCACCTGGCCCTCAGGTTCACCGTTGCAGGTGGACCGCAAGTACGACGTCGCAGTCAATGTCGACCCGAACAAGTCGGTCGCGGTCCATATTCAGCGCAAGCGGGACTCCGGGTGGGATGACCTTCCCGGCAGCGCCACCCGGACCAACGACAAGGGCAACGGAACTGCCCAGTTGAGCGTCCCCGACGACGGCACTGCGAGGCTTCGCGTGGTGGTGGACAGCAGCGATGTGCAGTCCACTCCCGTCGACATCGCGTTCAGCGACGCCGGCGATGCCCTCTACAACGTGCCCGTGAACCTGCCGGACCAGCCCGGAGTGATGGTCAAGGCGCAAGAGTTCCCGATGAACTACCCGAAGCTCGCGCTCCCCAATCCGATCGACAAGTCCAAGGGTCCGCTCATCCTGCCCCCGATCGGCAACCCCGCTGCCGGCCCACCGACCTGTGTGACGGATCCGGCCATCCCCCAGTCCGACTGCAAGATTCCCGGGCGCCAGTACCGGGTCATGTACACCACCGAGCGGTGGGTTCCAGACAGCACCGGCGACGGCTCCGTGAAAGGACCACCGGAGGCTGCGACAGCACTCCTGATGGTGCCCCCCAACGTTGCCAACGACGCTCCGATCGTCGCCTGGGCGCACCCGACTCTCGGGCAGTCGGATCAGTGCTCGGTGTCCCGCGGCACCGAGCGGATCCCGATGCCCGGCGGTGGCACCGGACCCGGAGGTATGGAGATCAACGTCACGGACATGATCTTCTTCCTGGACCAGATGCTCGCCAAGGGCTACATCGTCGTCATGCCCGACTACTTGGGAATCGCCGTGAACGGACCCACGGGGAACCAGAAGACCTACATCGTGGGCCCCCAGGAGGCCCGGGACGTGTTCTTCGCCGTCGAGGCCCTGCACACGGACCGCAAGGCGGGCCGCGGCTGGCCCGGAGTTCCGCAGGCCGGCAACCGGTTCGTGGTCATGGGTCACAGCCAGGGCGGTCACGCTGCTCTGTGGTCGGGGATCAAGGCCGACGATCTGTACAAGAGAACGGCGCAACGCCTCCTGGGCGTGATGGCCGTCGCACCCGCCACCGACATCAACCAGCTCGTCAACACGTTGTGGAACCAGCAAGCCAACTGGGTCCTCGGCCCCGAGGTGATCCAGACCTGGGCCGGCTACCTCGGCGGCTGGGCGCTGAAGAACAATGTGCTGTCGCAAGCGGGCATGGCCAATGCACTCAAGTACTTCGACTACTGCACCACGCAGGCGTTCGCGGCGAGTGCCGAGTTCTACCCCAACGGGGCCAGTGCTCCGGGAACCCCGTTCATGAAGGACCCGAACGATCCTGCCAATCAGGAGGCCTTCTACAACTGGAGCAAGATCTTCGCCAAGATGACACCAACCATCCAGCAGGGGAAGTCGAACTCCTTCCCGAAGGACATGCCCTTGCTGATGGCGTCAGGTACCGCCGATCAGATCGTGCTGTCACAGGCGAACGCTGCGTTCCAGGAGTCGTTCTGCGCCGGCGGGGCGGACATGGCCGCCTACTGGACGCCGGTGGCGACGGGTATCGCGAACCCCAACCCGCAGGTGAACTCCGCCTTCCAGGCGGCGGATCACCTGAACGTGCTCACCTTCCCGTTCACCGACGATGTGGGCGGCAAGACAGCGCAGCCACAACTGGTGGGCGGGTCCTTGTTGGAGTTCACCAACGACAGGTTCACCGGCAATGGGCTGCCCAGCGACTGTGGCGACAAGCAGAAGACTCACAGCGCCAAGAACCCGTTCCAGAACGACATCCAGACGTGGTACGTGTTCCCGCGTCTCGACTGGGGAGAGGGTTGCAGCGTTCTCACGCCTTTGAAGTGCAAGATCCCGCCGGCCATTGATCCCACTGATGAGAAGTTCTACCTGACCGGCGGCGATCCGGCGCTGATGATGCCGTCCAAGCCCACACCACCTGGTGGTCAACCGACACTGAACCCACCACCGTCGCTGGGGTCGATCGACATCAACTCTCTGAGCCAGACGGGCTGCGGCTTCCAGTTCAAGAAGACCGGATCCGGGCTCAGCACGAAGTATCCGACCAATCCCGACTGCGTGCAGTGGGGGCTGTATCCCTACAACGAACTGATCTACAGCGACGGCAAGGTCGACAAGACTTGGGGCACCTACCCGTTCCAGCCGGCACTGGTGACAGCCGAGGCCGTCGGCGACTCGACCGGGCAAGCCACCCGCCAGTACGCCGGTGCCTCCCGGATCAAGGTCAATGTCAATCCCGACAAGAAGAAGGCGGACTACCGCGTCCAGATCCAGAAGCAGACGGGGAACGGCTGGCGCACCGTGACCACCACCAAGACTCGAGGCAAGGCGGACACCGTCGTGATCAACCAGCCCGCGGGACGGTACCGCGCGGTACTGCCTGCGCAAGCCCCGCACCAACGGTTGGTGAGCGACTCGGTACGTCTGACCAGTTGA